The genomic segment CACCTGCATCAGGCCGGAGGCGCCCACGTGCGAGCGCGCGTCCATGACGAAGCGGCTTTCCTGCCGGATCAGGCCGTAGACGTAGGCCGGGTCCAGGCCGATCTCCTGGCTGCGCCGCACCACCGTCTCGCGAAAGGGCATGGGAAAACGCTGCTCGATGTCGAACTCGCCGCGGGTGCGGTCGCTGGTGTTGATGCAGCGGTCCCAGACCTCGCGCTCGCAGGCCAGCGCCGCGGCGGCCAGCAGTTCCCGATCGCTCAGGCCGCCGGGCCGCGCGAGGCTGGTGCCGTAGTTCCACTCGCGCACGCCTTCGTTGCGCAGTCCGATGCCGATGGCGTACAGGCCGCGCGCGAGGCTGGGGTTGGCGCGCACCGCTTCCTTCTCTTCTGCCGTCAGCGGCGCGGGCCGCTGCGGGATCGTGATCGGCCGGCCCAGCTCTTCGAGCGCGAGCTGCTCATAGAAGCCGCGCGGCGACGCAATGCCTTCGAGCAGCTTGCGCGCCTCGGCTCGCTGCGACTCCTTGCCCGACGCGAGCAGGGCGCGCGCCTTCCAGTACTGCCACGTGGTCTCCTTGCGCAGGTCCTCGCCCATCGCGTCGATGGCGGACAGCAGCTCGTCCCACCGCGGCGTGCTGCCCGCGCGAAGCGCGGCGCGCGCCTTCCAGGCCAGCATGTCGTCGGAGAGGTCGCTGTCGCGGGCCACCCGGGCGTAGTAGCCCATCGCGTCGGGCGAGAGCCGCTGCGCGGCCTGCTTGCCCAGCACGCCCCAGACCCAGTTGCGCTCCTCCGGCGAGAGCTGCGGGCCCCACTTGCGGTCCAGCAGCTGGGCCGCGTTGTCGATGTCGCTGGTGGCCAGCTTGATAAGCGCCAGGGCGATCAGCTCCTTGCGCGAGCGCGAGGCCACGGTGACGCGGCTGGTGAGGAATTTCGTCGGGCTCGCGTTGATTTGCTTGAGCAGGGGCAGCGCATCCGGCGCAACCAGTTCGACTGCGGCCTCCACCGCGCGCGGCCGGTTCGCTTCCATGGCCAGGCGCGCCTTGCGCCAGGCGTCCGCCTCGCTGAGGCGATTGCGCCCCGCGCCCTCGGCCAGCAGGCGGCTCGCGGCCTGCGTGCAGGCCTCGCCGCTTTCGCGCGGCGAGAACCAGAGCCTGCGCACCTCGTCTTCCAGCCAGGCGGGGGCCGCGGGACCTTCGCGCAGGTGCTGGATCAGCAGCGCGTAGCAGCGCACCTGCGGGTCGTCGTTCATGCGAAAGCGCGGATGCTCCTCGGCGAACGTCCCCCAGTCGCGGCGCTGGCCCAGCAGCAGGAGCCAGTCGTTGCGCATGCGGTCTTCCTGGTACGTGCCGGCGTACCGCGTGAAGAACTCCTCCACCTCCTGCGGCGTGGCCGTGTCCAGCCGCGAGCTCAGCTCCCAGTACGCGCCCCAGGCTTCCAGCAGGTGGCCGCGCACCTGCGGCAACAGCTGGGCGAGGCGGGCCTTGTTGTTCTTCGCATATGCCTGGGCCATCTCGAGGATGGCCTGGTCGCCTGCGCCTTGCGCGTTCGCCGCCCCGGCGAGCGCGACGATGATCGATGTCAGAATCGCCCGTAACTTCATCAAGGGATTATGAGCACGCCGGACGACAAAAAAGCCCTGCGCCGGCGCCTCGTCGAGGATCGGCTGAATCTCCCGGACCGCCTTCAGCGCGCCGACCAGTTGCAGCGCGTGATGCGGATCTGGCTGGTGGGCCGGTCCGACACCGTGATCGGCGCCTACTGGCCGATCAAGGGCGAGTTCGATCCCTTGCCCGCGCTGCACCGCTGGAAGGAGGACGGCGAACTCCTCGACGAGCCGCAGCTGCGAAGAATCGGCTTGCCCGTCGTCGACAAGCTGCACAAGACGCTCAAATTTCACGCGTGGTTCCCCGGCTGCCCGATGGAGGAGGACGCCTACGGCATCCCCAAGCCCAAGGACACCGAGGTGATCGTGCCCACGCTGCTGTTCGTGCCCTGCGTGGGCTACGGGCCGGGCGGATAC from the Ramlibacter henchirensis genome contains:
- a CDS encoding lytic transglycosylase domain-containing protein, which translates into the protein MKLRAILTSIIVALAGAANAQGAGDQAILEMAQAYAKNNKARLAQLLPQVRGHLLEAWGAYWELSSRLDTATPQEVEEFFTRYAGTYQEDRMRNDWLLLLGQRRDWGTFAEEHPRFRMNDDPQVRCYALLIQHLREGPAAPAWLEDEVRRLWFSPRESGEACTQAASRLLAEGAGRNRLSEADAWRKARLAMEANRPRAVEAAVELVAPDALPLLKQINASPTKFLTSRVTVASRSRKELIALALIKLATSDIDNAAQLLDRKWGPQLSPEERNWVWGVLGKQAAQRLSPDAMGYYARVARDSDLSDDMLAWKARAALRAGSTPRWDELLSAIDAMGEDLRKETTWQYWKARALLASGKESQRAEARKLLEGIASPRGFYEQLALEELGRPITIPQRPAPLTAEEKEAVRANPSLARGLYAIGIGLRNEGVREWNYGTSLARPGGLSDRELLAAAALACEREVWDRCINTSDRTRGEFDIEQRFPMPFRETVVRRSQEIGLDPAYVYGLIRQESRFVMDARSHVGASGLMQVMPATARWTARRIGLNGFTTDQLNDRDTNIAIGTGYLKLVLDDFNGSMPLAAAAYNAGPNRPRAWRNGPVIEAAAWAENVPFGETRDYVKRVLANTTIYAAVLSGQPQSLKSRLGMVGPRDAALPEPNRELP
- a CDS encoding 5-formyltetrahydrofolate cyclo-ligase — encoded protein: MSTPDDKKALRRRLVEDRLNLPDRLQRADQLQRVMRIWLVGRSDTVIGAYWPIKGEFDPLPALHRWKEDGELLDEPQLRRIGLPVVDKLHKTLKFHAWFPGCPMEEDAYGIPKPKDTEVIVPTLLFVPCVGYGPGGYRLGYGGGFYDRTLAKLQPRPYTVGLGYTNAYVDDLEPEPHDVPLDAILNDNGVVWPVRG